TGAATTGGGCAAACTCATAGCCTTTATTTATACAGTGATTGTATAGTTGTCTTGACTCAGCTTTATGCACGTTGGTTGTTTATGTTTATGAGAAATGGCATAAGAGAACTGCATGAATACTTATGTAAATGCGCCTTGTGGACTTGTAGAAATCGTTCCTCTTTTCTCATTACATGTATTTCTTTCACTTAAACTATCTTCTTATACCAGAAAGATGATATGTGCCACTTTTTATTTGCTATTCCATTTCCCATGGAGGGCATTACCTTGGGAAATGGTATTGTTtactattttttgttaaaatttctgTTCATGACGATCAGTTTTAGTATTACCTCTGAAAATTGTGCGTTCACCAGATCTTTGGAAATTTCACTTACTATAGCCTGTGTGGAAGGTGCGGCACAGTTAATATTTTGGGTAGCTTTTAAAGAGTGCTCGAGGGGAACCCTTTGTGTATGCATGTGTCCTcaaaattttgccctaagtgctAACAAAACTGGcacctgctatgcaggctaactTGCTATTGCTGATTCCAGGATATGATAATCACATGTCCGTTCAGTCAGAGTCAATTTAACACTTCCAATAACTGATTCAACAGGggattttaatattttagtgTTTGGTTAGCAACTTAAGCATTGCAAAACAATAATTGctctttgtttatttatttggacaattattatttattgttttttccaattttcataAGCAGAACACAGAAGGGGGAATAGACTTGAAAGTGATTGGAAACAGTGTTTCAAGCGTTTTGGCAAAGAAGATTCCTATAAGCCCCCTCTAAGGAAATGCCTTATGAATGCAAGCAGTGTGACAACTGTTTTAGCAAAGCAAAAGACCTAAAGAGACATGAAAGAgtccacactggggaaaagccttatgaatgtaatcACTGTGGAAAATGTTTTAGTTTACTAGGAAATATGAGGAGACATGAAAGACTTCACACTGGTGAAAAACCTTATGAATGTAGTCACTGTGGAAAGTGTTTTAGTTTACCAGGAAATATGAAGAGACATGAAAGAGcccacactggggaaaagccttttgaatgttctcagtgtggcaagtgttttagcgcAACAGGACCCCTGAAGAAACATGAAAGAGATCACACTGGAGTAAAACCTTATCGTTGTCAccaatgtggcaagtgttttcaTGGTTTAGAAAACCTTAGGAGGCATGAAAGACTTCATATTGGCAGAaaaccttatgaatgtaaacattgtGGAAAAAATTTTAGCCGATCATCACACCTGAAGGGTCATGAAAGAgtccacactggggaaaagccttacgaatgtaaagAGTGTGGCAAGTCTTTTCGCCATGAGGGAACCCTAAGGAGCCATAAAAAAGTCCATAATGGAGAAAAACCAcacgaatgtaaacagtgtggcaagtgtttcacCGTACCAGAAAGACTTCGGAGACATGAAAGAGTCCACACAGGAGAGAAGCCTTATGTATGTAAACactgtggcaagtgttttaagTCAGTGAGTAACCTTAGGAGgcatgaaagagttcatacAGGAGATgggccttatgaatgtaaacaatgtggcagGTGTTTTAGTGTAGCAGGAAGCTTAAAATCGCATGAAAGAGTCCATACAggagaaaagccttatgaatgtaaacaatgtggcaagtgttttagtgagGTCGGAAATATGAGAAGACATGAAAGAGTCCACACTGGTGAAAAGCCATATGAATGCAAGTATTGTGGAAAGTGTTTCAGTGaagcaggacacctaaggaGACATCAAAGGGTTCATTTAAATGCAAAGTTGTCTAAACTCCCAGGATATAAATGTAAAAGAACATCAAGTCAAAATGCTGATAACAGGTCTCTTAATCTCTCTAGAAACAATTTCCCATCACAAGTTAGTTTACATAGAAATAGCAGTCTCATTTATCCATCAGCACGTGAAAGTAAGCTTAAACCAAAACCAGCCATCATTGCAAAACACAGCtgttggatttgtcaagaggagATGTGTAGTGAagctcttcttcttcaacacTACGAAGATCATATGAAAGATGTGTGTGAAGAAACATCGTAAATATGAAGTGACTACTGAAACAGGTGCTGTTAGTACAGTGTAAATGGGCCACTTCAAAAAGTAGCTATGCAGTTTTGGATAGTGGATTATGTATAGTGAAATCCATGAGACATAAGACTCCATAGTGCATTTGCTCATAAATTATGCATTAACCTCTCAAAATTTGGATACAGTGAAAGTCTCTTAAGCGGACATCCCCAGGTCGCGAAAAAGGTGTCTGTAACTGGAGCTGGCCGCTTACGGGAGTGTAAAAGTATAGAGTTTTtatgggagttgagaaaaacggggttttgtgaaggtggcGGTAAGTAGAGTTGACCACCCACGAGAGTGTCCGTCTGGAGAGTAGCTTCTACTGCATTCATATAGCAGTGCTAGCATATAATAATCATGGCTCAAAATGAACTTGGACTTTTGCCAGTCATGTTGACTGGCCAAGAAAATTTTAGTGCAGTCATTACGGTCTCTTTTACGGCTGGtcaaaatgtataaaatatcgtaaaattccgaaaatacgCCCCTCCATGAGtaagctcctccaaatataagcccctcaaactcGTACcgcaaaaaccctccgttaaatcgcccctccaaatttaagtcccccgggggcttgtaattggaaatttccctcaaatacaaagtaaaacaaagcaaaaacggtaattttccttccaactataaggctagcccaatcgattttgaaacgaaaatttcCTTCCATAGATAAGCCGCTCCGAATATacgcccctccaaaaataagtcccggggcttattttcagatttttacgGTAACACCATAATGATTTAAAGTTTATAGCGTAAAAATCAAAAACCGAAGTGAATCAGGATGCTTGTCTTCTTGTTTGTTGACCGGCCGTAATTATTTTGaatcatttgaattttttctcAATGAGGCGGATTTTCCAAATTAAGAGTGAAACTACATATATATAAGCGGTCAAAACTGGGTCCACTTCCCCTACAGGTTCGTTGTAGTGCTTTGATTATTCAATCTTTTGGCGAAACAAGTAGCCAGGTTACCAGTTTACTAAGCTGTCTTTTAAACTTGGTTGTGATTCGAAGCTCAAAGCGAGCTACATTTTTGGGTAGCGATTATTAAACAATCTGTACTTTCATAGAAATGTTAACAAACATTAACTCGGAAATAATTAAATGCACGTTTTTAAGCATAAATAATGTTTTTGCTATAAGAAGCCaaattttaacttcttttttcaataaaaaatggttttaaGTCACGCACTGGTGTTATTTTTCTCCTACTGGATTTGGTGTCAATGGTGGACGATTCAGCGTATTGTACGAACACAATATAACGAGTACGTTACATTGCGCTGGTTATATTGAGGTTTTTTGTTCTGTCAGTAGCTAAATACATGTACTTGTTGGCTAAGTCTCGAGAAGACAACTAATCGTCAGTTCACCGCCGCCCTGTTACTGCTCAGTTGGAAGAGTGCCGGTCTGCTAAGCAGGAGGCCGTAAATTCACTCCGCGGCTGgagtgtcagtaaaacgcgaaGACGGGGTCGAGGTgtatctctctctctcttttttttttttttaacaaatgctGTTGTATGTCTCGggtaagggttagggtttggttagggttagggttattacggttagggttagtgtcaaccacaaccttaaccctaaccctatccCTAACCCCTAAAAAAAGATAGACCCCGATCCCGGCCCGGtcccgcgttttactgacacccccGCGGCTGGACCAGGTCTGTAAAAAATTGGTGGAATCATGCTAGCTGTGATTAAAATCCTCTCTCAGTTCGTCACGTTAAGCGGTTGGTGTCTTACACATTAATCGAAAGATTACGCAAAAGACCTAGTGACATTGGAGAGATTTAGTATCCCGTTTACGGTGAACGGAAAACGTTAGTTTGTAGaatgtgaccaagttttccctttactcgataccgtaaaattccgaaaataaacccctccaaatacaagccccccaaaccggtaacgcaaaaaaccctccgttaaatcgcccctccaaatataagccccccgggggcttatacctggaaaattgccctcaaacacaaagtaaaacaaagcaaaaacggtaaatctacttccaactataaggctagcccaattgattttgaaacccaaatttccctccgtagataaacCCCTCCGAAtaaaagcccctcaaaaaataagcccctaaAAAAGGGCCCTTGAAAAacataagccctggggcttatttccggaattttacggtatttttgcagaaaaacaagaaattttggtaagaATTATAGTTTTAGAGTGGAGGAAGTAGTCCCCGGGGTCATGGTTCTGGATGGGCGAGGTGAGATCAAACCTAAGGTGACCGCAAAGTGCGATTTTGCCTGATGACGTCCGATCTCACCTCTCTGGTCTTTCCAGAAATCAGCCACTGGCTACAAGAGGGAAAAACTGGCATCGTTTCGTTTCCTTTTCGAACTTCACTACACTTAGGTTTGATTTTTGGCATTAGCTTGATATTAACTAAAATGACAattcttattttcaaagattGATTACCAGCCTCAGTTGGTTTAGATTGTCTCTTCCGTGAATGAACTATAATCATCTGAGAGAAACTGATTGCCTTACTTAGATTTGCTTTTACGATGTTAGCTCAATGAACTTTGACTGATCAACTAATTTCTTAGTCCAGTATTAGTTATTTGTGTTCCCTTTTTTCAAGTTGTGTTTTACGATGATCAAATAAACATGGGAATATATGGGTATGAAGTACTCCTCTAGTCACACTTTTGCCCCCCATAGACTCGGTTTTCGAGGACCCGACACCCTCCAATCTCCATCCACTAGAGTTAGGTTAGTCAGGAGGCCCACCTACCTGGTCTCTACCCAGGAATGCTCACAGTGTCCCTGAGAGAAGGCCCACCTACCTCCTCCTCATCCACTGTGTGCATCCTCTTGGGCTGTAGGTTTATTTTGCTTGACACCAGGGGTTCATGGgatttaaatattaatttttttataaatttaaaaattgattACTGAGCACTTTGTCAACCGCTTCCCCATTTTCATGCAGCCACACAAAGTTGTTGTTACCCTTACTGGGAAACAAGGGGAAGTTGATTAATAGTGCCATCAATAAGTAAAACTGATTTACACGACACTCGCTTCGACATAAGATCACGAGTGTTCAACTGGAGAATTGTTCAGTAAACGCAGCTAAATCAGTATAGGTAAAATCTTAGAAATCATTAGAAAATCGCTGAAAAGCAAGAAAATCCCTGTAACAGTATAAAGagaataacaaaagaacaaaagtaaataaaacaggaacataaagaaaaacaaacaaacgattCATCAATTTATTGCATATTAGCGCCCGAGAATAATGAACTtctattaattattttaatggtTTATTTAAAAGTTGTTATTGACTTCACGTATCCACAATAATGAGTAGCGAATAGCGTTTTAATCCCTTCTACTGCTAGCTGACAAAACAGAAGTTTCGAACACCCAAGCAGTCAAGGTCATCACAAAATAATTCGAACTGCAGGCTAAGTGCTTCCACTAGGGACAAATTCGTTGTCCAAGTGAGGATTTAGTTTGCCTCGCAGGTCGTCAGTGTTAAATGCATCACAGATTAATAAGAGAGAAGTGAGTACGCACAAATGTAACCAGACAAAAACGCTTTATTTAGTGTATACTACATAGGCATGAGCTTGAAATGGGGTCTCTTCTGCAGACCAATCGTCCGGCAAGCTTTGTTTCATGCACCTAATAACTTACAAACTTACAACTCAAAGTGTTAGAGATCTTTGTTGACTTATCagtctgtcaaaaaaaaaaaaaaaaggtttgtacAGGTTATAACTCAAAAGAAGCAAACACGACCAAATTCAAGTCCAAACTCCTCATCTCTGTCTCCAATATCGAATACAGCCACATCAAGTATAGGAAGACGATGGGGTTTAGGCGTGTCTACCTCTACGATTGTGCGATGCCAGGCCCCGTCTTTTACCTAGTATTGAAATGTATAGTTGAAACGGTTGGTTAGTCATTCACTTTTTCACCGCAATGCCATTTGGAAACTTAATGGTAGAGAATCTGGACTAGTAACAACGTTATAGGCCCTTTGCAAAAGTTGGTGACGCGCTTGGCTAGCACTTAGTTCATTGGTTAAGAATCTTGACTGGTAAATAAATAGATTATACACCGTAGTTTCGTCTCCTGTGTTACTGACAAAACCAAACGCCATTCTCAAACACTGGGCCATAACGCTTATATTTGAATGGCAATTCCTctatattttgaaataaagactATATATATTAGACGTAAAGTTGCTTCAAGGAAACACAACACTTCTTTCCGCGTTCGTAGTTTGCACAATCACACATTTTCGTTAAACACGGTACCAAATTGGCCACTGTATAGTCCCCTTGGGATTGGTTCCTCCGTGACTTGATATGACAGCAAAATTTAACGGGAATTAGGACGAATTACCcttgttatactactacatgagaaatttctgcaatttgattggcttagagcagtggtatttcagcttaatttgaaataactacatgtgaaaattacaaccttttgcgggtagtagtatgaacaaataatagcatgatttgtacgtgatatttggcataaataccactcgtgatatttcaaaattgtctcaaatttcactcgcctaagggcttgtgaaattacgtataacaattttaaaatatcactcgtggtatttatgccaaatatcactactaatcatgctattacctgtaCAAATAAAAGGATTTTAGCGGATACATGTTGTTAACACTTTTGTTTCTGCGCGGTCGTACTATAGGACTCATCAATAACAAAATTGATTACCCCTAACCAAACGCGCCGTGGAGAAAAAAGCATCACCAACTGGTTATAAATTAAACCTTACCATGCAATCATTTCGAACGAGCTTCGGCTTGAACTTGTTAGAAGACTTAGCGTGTAGTTCAAGTCCATTAACAGTCAGAAACTTGATGGATTTGGTGACTTCATCTGATTTCTCATCAGGCCATGCTATTGAGTTTTTACAGTGATATGTGATCTGCTGTCTTGCGTGGTCACTTAACAACTGGAGGAATTCAAGTTGACTGGGATCTGATACATATTCCAGCTTTGGATGAAAAGATAAGGTAAAGTTAGTCTTATGAGGGAGGCAGCGTGGTGGCCtagtggttagagcgctggactcgCAGTACGGAGGCCCCGATTTCAAGTTCCgtcctgaccgctagctggatttgttcccGGTAGTTCCAAGTTCAAGTCCTCGTTCACGCTTGTAAATAACCAATTGGTTTACCTTCGGCCAGGTGGTATTCTTAACCCACTTAAGTTGGATTtgcattatttgtttcaggcatttacTCAGCCCTCTACTGGAAGGGCCACAGACCGCCAATCACAGGGTTACCTATTCTGAGAACGGACCTCTATAATTACAAATTGTTATCTTCGGTCAAAGGGAAATAATCTTGGAGGAGCGCTGGAAAATCGTTATTGACATGACTAAGAAATTATTTGTCATGTTACCGAAGCTTAAGCTTAAACTCGAATACTTTTGTactaaaaaagaaactttatttgagtttcaatgtatttagcacaaaagtactaattgaggacactatttttacgtctcctaataGAGACAACACCGCCATTTTACGTAGTTATCCGAGCCACGtgaaggtctagccgtttgcagggcaaaggcagtaccttcaagTCTGAGTATCCGGCCAGAGAATCGAACCCACGATCTTCCGCTCTGCAGTAAAGCGCTtaaccgactgagctaatcctaaCTTGGTTGACGGAGGACGGTTTCTAGTAGCAGTATGTAAAACAAGCGAACACTCCAAGGTCTTAAGATAAACCACCAACCTTGGATAGTCCCAGCAGCTCTTTTCCTAGCCATTTGTACCCATCAGAGCCACTGTACCACTTCTTTTGATCAGTCACATAAGGCTGTGGAATTCAAAAGGAAACTAATCAAGTCAGTAGCCCCTAAGTTCAAATCTAACTCTGATGGGGCAAATCAGAGGTCCGAGGTTTTTCTAGGGCCGGAGACTGCTTACGATTGCTACAAGTTATGATTCGTTAAAAACGTGGTTCGACGTGGTCCTGCTTGGTTGCTAAAAACAGGCTTCTTAAGAGTAAGGAAATATCTGCAGTTATCACTAACCTGGCTTTCCTCTCCTGGATACAGACAAGAAGCGTTTGTATGG
The sequence above is a segment of the Porites lutea chromosome 3, jaPorLute2.1, whole genome shotgun sequence genome. Coding sequences within it:
- the LOC140929815 gene encoding uncharacterized protein, producing MPYECKQCDNCFSKAKDLKRHERVHTGEKPYECNHCGKCFSLLGNMRRHERLHTGEKPYECSHCGKCFSLPGNMKRHERAHTGEKPFECSQCGKCFSATGPLKKHERDHTGVKPYRCHQCGKCFHGLENLRRHERLHIGRKPYECKHCGKNFSRSSHLKGHERVHTGEKPYECKECGKSFRHEGTLRSHKKVHNGEKPHECKQCGKCFTVPERLRRHERVHTGEKPYVCKHCGKCFKSVSNLRRHERVHTGDGPYECKQCGRCFSVAGSLKSHERVHTGEKPYECKQCGKCFSEVGNMRRHERVHTGEKPYECKYCGKCFSEAGHLRRHQRVHLNAKLSKLPGYKCKRTSSQNADNRSLNLSRNNFPSQVSLHRNSSLIYPSARESKLKPKPAIIAKHSCWICQEEMCSEALLLQHYEDHMKDVCEETS